The following proteins are co-located in the Rhodococcus opacus B4 genome:
- a CDS encoding RNA-binding S4 domain-containing protein has protein sequence MAISGTDPSSVRVDSWTWAIRLFKTRSAAAAACRSGHVRVNGSTAKPAQPVKAGDEVRIRAAGVERIVEVIRPITKRVGAVVAVECYTDNTPPPPPREVLASIPQRDRGAGRPTKRERREMDRLRGL, from the coding sequence GTGGCGATTTCCGGTACCGACCCGTCGAGCGTCCGGGTCGACAGCTGGACGTGGGCGATCCGGTTGTTCAAGACGCGTTCCGCGGCGGCGGCCGCCTGCAGGTCGGGGCACGTGCGGGTCAACGGCAGCACCGCCAAACCCGCGCAGCCGGTGAAGGCCGGCGACGAGGTCCGCATCCGTGCGGCGGGTGTCGAACGGATCGTCGAGGTGATCCGGCCGATCACCAAGCGGGTGGGCGCCGTGGTGGCCGTCGAGTGCTACACCGACAACACACCACCACCCCCACCGCGCGAGGTCCTCGCGTCGATCCCGCAGCGCGACCGGGGCGCAGGCCGGCCCACCAAGCGCGAACGCCGCGAGATGGACCGGCTGCGCGGGCTGTGA